Proteins found in one Cellulomonas palmilytica genomic segment:
- a CDS encoding adenylyltransferase/cytidyltransferase family protein, translating into MTIGYAPGAYDLFHVGHLNLLRHAAAHCDRLIAGVVDDDVLELTKGIRPVVPAHERLEIVRALSIVDEAVIEDVPSKLAMWERLRFDVIFKGDDWRGTAKGRALEEQFAAVGVEVAYFPYTMHTSSTALRRALALLEPEAATLTEAVR; encoded by the coding sequence ATGACCATTGGATACGCGCCGGGTGCCTACGACCTGTTCCACGTCGGGCACCTCAACCTGCTGCGGCACGCCGCGGCGCACTGCGACCGTCTCATCGCGGGGGTCGTGGACGACGACGTGCTGGAGCTGACCAAGGGCATCCGTCCGGTCGTCCCCGCGCACGAGCGGCTCGAGATCGTCCGCGCGCTGTCGATCGTGGACGAGGCCGTGATCGAGGACGTGCCGAGCAAGCTGGCGATGTGGGAGCGGCTCCGCTTCGACGTCATCTTCAAGGGCGACGACTGGCGTGGCACCGCCAAGGGGCGCGCGCTCGAGGAGCAGTTCGCGGCGGTCGGCGTCGAGGTCGCCTACTTCCCCTACACGATGCACACCTCGAGCACGGCGCTGCGCCGCGCCCTCGCGCTCCTCGAGCCCGAGGCGGCCACGCTCACCGAGGCGGTGCGCTGA
- a CDS encoding polysaccharide biosynthesis tyrosine autokinase: MEIGDYLTALRKRWWAVALLAVLGAGLGYVQASGATPLYRSTAKVWVSLAQGSDVTELVQGSTYTRNLVESYVQLTTVPLVLEPVIQDLGLTVTSRQLAAVVSAEAPMDSMIIEISATSRSATRAADIANAVAGQLATAVEQLTPTSAEGQATVQITLVGPATPAAAPFAPNTKLLVATGGAVGLGLGVLVALAWVRLDTRVRTTRDLPDGRVVLGEVPHDRAVTRDGPGSVLDQPRSALAEGYRRVRANLDFLDSTEPVRGFVVTSTLPGEGKSTVSVSLALALADTGRRVLLIDADLRRPNIANVLGIESAVGLTTILARRATLEQVTQQWRLENLHVLPSGPVPPNPTQLIDSTAFADLLAHAQEAYDMVIVDTSPLLAVSDGAVLARRTSGAILVARARKVSRRELAESLDELDALGAACLGVVLNGAQRRRRATSYGYMEPTGRRLAPPRRPRRRGGRPDVPVTSATSRHAHDETPDRAPVGPTRPPVEPAGPSLELDRLSVEPTRPYVGSVRSPAAPDHERAAGPEETRAPVTTADATETTEPTRAPSPEPTPLPTPEPEPEPTHARSSEPTRAPEPSRTSPEGAHSRADA; encoded by the coding sequence ATGGAGATCGGCGACTACCTGACCGCGCTGCGCAAGCGCTGGTGGGCGGTCGCGCTGCTCGCCGTCCTCGGTGCCGGTCTCGGGTACGTGCAGGCGTCGGGCGCCACTCCCCTCTACCGGTCGACCGCCAAGGTCTGGGTCTCCCTCGCGCAGGGCAGCGACGTCACCGAGCTCGTGCAGGGCTCGACGTACACCCGCAACCTTGTCGAGTCGTACGTCCAGCTGACGACGGTGCCGCTCGTGCTCGAGCCCGTGATCCAGGACCTCGGGCTGACGGTCACCTCCCGCCAGCTCGCGGCCGTGGTCTCGGCCGAGGCCCCCATGGACTCGATGATCATCGAGATCTCGGCGACGAGCCGCAGCGCGACGCGCGCCGCGGACATCGCGAACGCGGTCGCCGGGCAGCTCGCCACGGCGGTCGAGCAGCTCACACCCACCTCGGCCGAGGGCCAGGCGACCGTGCAGATCACGCTCGTGGGCCCCGCGACCCCCGCGGCGGCGCCGTTCGCCCCCAACACCAAGCTGCTCGTCGCGACCGGCGGTGCCGTCGGGCTCGGGCTCGGCGTGCTCGTCGCGCTCGCGTGGGTGCGGCTCGACACCCGCGTGCGCACGACGCGCGACCTGCCGGACGGCCGCGTCGTCCTCGGTGAGGTCCCGCACGACCGGGCCGTGACCCGCGACGGTCCCGGCTCCGTGCTCGACCAGCCCCGCAGTGCGCTCGCCGAGGGCTACCGGCGCGTGCGCGCGAACCTCGACTTCCTCGACTCGACCGAACCGGTCCGCGGGTTCGTCGTGACCTCGACCCTCCCCGGCGAGGGGAAGTCGACGGTCTCCGTGAGCCTCGCGCTCGCGCTCGCCGACACCGGCCGGCGCGTCCTGCTGATCGACGCGGACCTGCGCCGACCCAACATCGCCAACGTGCTCGGGATCGAGTCGGCGGTCGGTCTCACGACGATCCTCGCGCGGCGGGCCACGCTCGAGCAGGTCACCCAGCAGTGGCGGCTCGAGAACCTGCACGTCCTGCCGTCCGGTCCGGTCCCGCCGAACCCGACGCAGCTGATCGACTCCACGGCGTTCGCGGACCTGCTCGCGCACGCGCAGGAGGCGTACGACATGGTCATCGTCGACACCTCGCCCCTGCTCGCCGTGTCGGACGGCGCTGTCCTCGCGCGCCGCACGAGCGGCGCGATCCTCGTCGCACGCGCGCGCAAGGTGAGCAGGCGCGAGCTCGCCGAGTCGCTCGACGAGCTCGACGCGCTCGGTGCGGCCTGCCTCGGCGTGGTGCTCAACGGCGCGCAGCGCCGACGGCGAGCGACGTCGTACGGGTACATGGAACCGACCGGCCGCCGTCTGGCCCCGCCTCGTCGTCCCCGGCGTCGGGGCGGCCGCCCCGACGTGCCGGTCACCTCGGCGACGTCCCGCCACGCGCACGACGAGACGCCGGACCGGGCGCCCGTCGGCCCGACCCGACCGCCCGTGGAACCGGCCGGACCGTCGCTCGAGCTGGACCGGCTGTCCGTCGAGCCGACCCGACCGTACGTCGGGTCCGTCCGGTCGCCTGCCGCGCCGGACCACGAGCGGGCCGCCGGCCCCGAGGAGACCCGTGCACCGGTGACCACCGCCGACGCGACGGAGACGACGGAGCCGACGCGCGCACCGTCGCCCGAGCCCACGCCCCTGCCGACGCCGGAACCGGAGCCGGAGCCCACGCACGCGCGATCGTCGGAGCCCACCCGGGCACCGGAGCCGTCACGGACGTCGCCGGAGGGCGCGCACTCCCGCGCCGACGCGTGA
- a CDS encoding PKD domain-containing protein yields the protein MAVTSRLARTIGFLAACAVTSTLAVVVAPSALADTAPPNPDNPVTVSADGLPTAQVNGVVWNLQPAGDKVYVGGEFTRARPPGAAPGTSEVVRNNMMAFNLTTGALDSSFAPDLNAEVDDLALSPDGTRLYAVGNFTSVNGQARYRIAAFDTATGALISTFRPTVNSGINAVAVTNSTVYIGGNFSSVNGQTRQRFAALRASDGGNLPLTATIDGGAIQALVVAPDGESVVLGGAFTSVNGSSNPGYGLARLATDGTLLPLPVNTQIRNGGTESAILSLETDGENFYGTGYHFGGGGNVEGTFAADWATGSELWVEDCHGDTYSSYPMGDVVYSASHKHYCGNSGGFPQTTPWSVYRATALTKWATRINTPDIYGYPDHDGEPSPTILNWYPTINAGTYTGKSQGPWTVTAKDDYVVFGGEFTQVNGTGQQGLVRFTTIDKAPMKQGPRLSGSNYPVTATSVQAGEVRVSWKSNYDRDNETLTYAVYRQTQNNPPVHVETLSTTFWNVRTMRFTDRDPSLTPGTTTRYRVVVTDPFGNSASSAWTSVTVSDKTLGAYGTKVLDDGAAHFWRLSEPAGTTTVTDYAGGEDAVASAGVTRGAAGAVVGDTDTASTFSGSSNGLAATQTAVPGPQTFAIEGWFKTTTRAGGKIVGFGNRNTGSSTSYDRHVYMDTSGRVLFGVYPGSSQTVQSATGFNDGAWHHVVASLGPDGMKLFLDGKRVAQKTSVTSAQSYDGYWRIGGDSPWTAAAYFNGTIDDVAIYDEPLTAAQVDAHWVASGRTSSVTPVPADAYGAAVRAANPDLYWRLGEAAGATAADTGPLSYPGTYSGGLTRGVAGALTGTSNTAVTFGGTNGLVASQADFNGPDVYSEELWFRTTTTAGGKLIGFGDAATGTSSNYDRHVYMEEDGKLTFGVWTGEENTITTPASYNDGVWHHMVATQGPDGMKLYVDGVLRGTHAQTSQQVYTGYWRVGGDSTWGPQPWFAGSIDEVAVYGSVLDAATVAHHYSVGSGTPVPNQPPTAAFDVEADHLAVSVDGSASADADGTVASWSWAWGDGTTSTGATATHTYATGGTKSITLTVTDDDGATASVTHEVTVAANQAPVAAFTSEVQHLGVSVDGTGSSDPDGSVASWSWSWGDGTADGSGSTATHTYATPGDKTITLTVTDDDGAAASVTHEVTVTEPPADAPFVRDDFARTASNGWGTAPVGGAWTAVGAASRLSVAGGVGVITAPRGATSGAVLGDVAASDTALTGKVSLGALSTGNSFVTFQARRVDADSYGGRLRLAADGSVQLHVTREVGGTTTAISGGAVSGLTYSPGAAIAVRVEAEGTNPTLIRAKAWPAGSPEPAAWRVQTTDSTAALQTAGGVGVVAYHGGATGAPSLVFSVDDLLAQRVGAEAPEEPEEPEEPEPPVNTAPTAAFTSSAAGLTVSVNGSGSSDAEGAIASYSWTWGDDSAPTTGTSATASHTYAEAGTYEVRLTVMDAGGLTATVAHDVTVTAPAPGGPFAQDAFGRTASNGWGDAQVGGAWTSVGPGARLTVSGGKGVMTVPRGGTTGARLNSVSQESTDAVATLDLDRLPGGTSFATLQGRTVGDAAYGGRVRIAADGTVQLHAVRTVGGTTTAISGGAVAGLVVEPGTPLSVRVQVTGTSPTTIRAKVWVAGQPEPEQWRVSTTDGNAALQEPGGVGFEVYHGGATGDPSLVFLWDDLVARAV from the coding sequence ATGGCCGTCACCAGCCGCCTCGCGCGCACCATCGGGTTCCTGGCCGCGTGCGCGGTGACGTCGACGCTGGCCGTCGTCGTCGCGCCGTCGGCGCTCGCCGACACCGCGCCGCCGAACCCCGACAACCCCGTGACCGTCTCGGCCGACGGGCTCCCCACCGCGCAGGTCAACGGCGTCGTGTGGAACCTGCAGCCCGCCGGCGACAAGGTGTACGTCGGGGGTGAGTTCACGCGGGCCCGGCCGCCGGGTGCGGCCCCGGGCACCAGCGAGGTCGTCCGGAACAACATGATGGCGTTCAACCTGACGACCGGTGCGCTGGACAGCTCCTTCGCGCCCGACCTGAACGCGGAGGTCGACGACCTCGCGCTCTCGCCGGACGGCACGCGGCTGTACGCGGTGGGGAACTTCACGTCGGTGAACGGGCAGGCCCGCTACCGGATCGCGGCGTTCGACACCGCGACCGGCGCGCTGATCTCGACGTTCCGGCCGACGGTGAACTCCGGGATCAACGCGGTGGCGGTCACCAACTCGACCGTCTACATCGGTGGCAACTTCTCGAGCGTCAACGGGCAGACGCGCCAGCGGTTCGCGGCGCTGCGCGCCTCGGACGGCGGGAACCTGCCGCTGACCGCGACGATCGACGGCGGCGCGATCCAGGCGCTCGTCGTCGCCCCCGACGGCGAGTCGGTCGTGCTCGGCGGCGCGTTCACGTCGGTGAACGGCTCGTCCAACCCGGGCTACGGGCTCGCGCGCCTCGCGACCGACGGCACGCTGCTCCCGCTGCCGGTCAACACCCAGATCCGCAACGGCGGCACCGAGTCCGCGATCCTCAGCCTCGAGACCGACGGCGAGAACTTCTACGGCACCGGCTACCACTTCGGTGGCGGCGGGAACGTCGAGGGCACGTTCGCGGCGGACTGGGCGACCGGGTCCGAGCTGTGGGTCGAGGACTGCCACGGCGACACGTACTCGTCGTATCCGATGGGTGACGTCGTCTACTCGGCGAGCCACAAGCACTACTGCGGCAACTCGGGCGGCTTCCCGCAGACGACGCCGTGGTCGGTGTACCGCGCGACCGCGCTCACGAAGTGGGCGACGCGCATCAACACCCCCGACATCTACGGGTACCCGGACCACGACGGCGAGCCCTCGCCGACCATCCTGAACTGGTACCCGACGATCAACGCCGGCACGTACACCGGCAAGTCGCAGGGCCCGTGGACGGTCACCGCGAAGGACGACTACGTCGTGTTCGGCGGCGAGTTCACGCAGGTCAACGGCACGGGCCAGCAGGGTCTCGTGCGGTTCACGACGATCGACAAGGCGCCCATGAAGCAGGGTCCGCGCCTGTCCGGGTCGAACTACCCCGTTACCGCGACCTCGGTGCAGGCGGGCGAGGTGCGCGTCTCCTGGAAGTCGAACTACGACCGGGACAACGAGACGCTGACCTACGCCGTCTACCGGCAGACGCAGAACAACCCGCCGGTGCACGTCGAGACGCTGTCGACGACGTTCTGGAACGTCAGGACGATGCGGTTCACGGACCGTGACCCGTCCCTGACACCGGGCACGACGACGAGGTACCGCGTGGTCGTGACGGACCCGTTCGGGAACTCGGCCTCGTCCGCGTGGACCTCGGTCACCGTGAGCGACAAGACGCTCGGCGCGTACGGCACGAAGGTGCTCGACGACGGCGCCGCGCACTTCTGGCGCCTGTCCGAGCCGGCCGGGACGACGACCGTGACGGACTACGCGGGCGGTGAGGACGCCGTGGCGTCCGCGGGCGTCACGCGCGGCGCGGCCGGTGCCGTCGTCGGTGACACCGACACGGCATCGACGTTCAGCGGGTCGTCGAACGGTCTGGCCGCCACGCAGACCGCGGTCCCCGGGCCGCAGACCTTCGCGATCGAGGGCTGGTTCAAGACGACGACGCGGGCCGGCGGCAAGATCGTCGGATTCGGCAACCGGAACACCGGGAGCTCGACGAGCTACGACCGGCACGTCTACATGGACACCTCCGGTCGCGTCCTGTTCGGCGTGTACCCGGGCTCGTCGCAGACCGTCCAGAGCGCGACCGGCTTCAACGACGGCGCGTGGCACCACGTGGTGGCGTCGCTCGGCCCGGACGGCATGAAGCTGTTCCTGGACGGCAAGCGCGTCGCGCAGAAGACGAGCGTCACCAGCGCGCAGAGCTACGACGGCTACTGGCGCATCGGTGGCGACAGCCCGTGGACCGCTGCCGCGTACTTCAACGGCACGATCGACGACGTCGCGATCTACGACGAGCCGCTCACCGCGGCCCAGGTGGACGCGCACTGGGTGGCCTCCGGGCGCACCTCGAGCGTCACGCCGGTGCCGGCAGACGCGTACGGCGCCGCTGTACGCGCGGCGAACCCCGACCTGTACTGGCGCCTCGGTGAGGCGGCGGGTGCCACGGCGGCCGACACCGGTCCGCTGTCCTACCCGGGCACGTACAGCGGCGGCTTGACGCGCGGTGTGGCGGGTGCGCTCACCGGGACGAGCAACACCGCGGTGACGTTCGGCGGCACGAACGGGCTGGTCGCGAGCCAGGCCGACTTCAACGGCCCCGACGTCTACTCCGAGGAGCTGTGGTTCAGGACCACCACCACGGCGGGCGGCAAGCTCATCGGGTTCGGTGACGCCGCCACCGGGACGAGCAGCAACTACGACCGTCACGTGTACATGGAGGAGGACGGCAAGCTGACGTTCGGCGTGTGGACCGGCGAGGAGAACACCATCACGACGCCCGCGTCGTACAACGACGGCGTCTGGCACCACATGGTCGCCACGCAGGGCCCGGACGGCATGAAGCTGTACGTCGACGGCGTGCTCCGCGGGACCCACGCGCAGACCTCGCAGCAGGTGTACACCGGCTACTGGCGCGTCGGTGGGGACTCCACCTGGGGTCCGCAGCCGTGGTTCGCGGGCAGCATCGACGAGGTCGCGGTGTACGGCAGCGTCCTCGACGCCGCGACCGTCGCGCACCACTACTCGGTCGGTTCGGGCACCCCGGTGCCGAACCAGCCGCCGACGGCCGCGTTCGACGTCGAGGCGGACCACCTCGCGGTGTCCGTCGACGGCTCGGCCTCGGCCGACGCCGACGGGACCGTCGCGAGCTGGTCGTGGGCCTGGGGCGACGGCACGACGTCCACGGGTGCGACCGCGACCCACACGTACGCCACCGGCGGCACGAAGTCGATCACGCTCACCGTGACCGACGACGACGGCGCGACCGCGAGCGTCACGCACGAGGTCACGGTCGCGGCGAACCAGGCGCCGGTCGCGGCGTTCACCTCTGAGGTCCAGCACCTGGGCGTCTCGGTCGACGGCACCGGGTCGAGCGACCCGGACGGGTCGGTCGCGTCCTGGTCGTGGAGCTGGGGCGACGGGACGGCGGACGGGTCCGGCTCGACGGCGACGCACACGTACGCGACGCCGGGCGACAAGACCATCACGCTGACCGTGACGGACGACGACGGTGCGGCCGCCAGCGTCACGCACGAGGTGACGGTCACCGAGCCGCCGGCGGACGCGCCGTTCGTCCGCGACGACTTCGCACGGACCGCGAGCAACGGCTGGGGCACCGCCCCGGTGGGTGGCGCGTGGACCGCCGTCGGTGCGGCGAGCCGGCTGTCGGTCGCGGGCGGCGTGGGTGTCATCACGGCCCCGCGCGGGGCGACGAGCGGGGCGGTGCTCGGCGACGTCGCCGCGAGCGACACGGCCCTGACGGGCAAGGTTTCGCTGGGCGCCCTGTCGACCGGCAACTCCTTCGTCACCTTCCAGGCTCGTCGCGTCGACGCCGACTCCTACGGCGGCCGGCTGCGGCTCGCCGCGGACGGCTCCGTCCAGCTGCACGTGACGCGCGAGGTGGGTGGCACGACCACGGCGATCTCCGGCGGTGCCGTGTCCGGCCTGACGTACTCGCCGGGTGCCGCGATCGCGGTCCGCGTCGAGGCCGAGGGCACGAACCCGACGCTGATCCGGGCGAAGGCGTGGCCCGCGGGCTCCCCGGAGCCGGCGGCCTGGCGGGTCCAGACGACGGACTCCACCGCGGCGCTGCAGACCGCCGGCGGCGTGGGCGTGGTCGCGTACCACGGCGGCGCGACCGGTGCACCGTCGCTCGTGTTCTCGGTCGACGACCTGCTCGCGCAGCGCGTCGGTGCCGAGGCGCCCGAGGAGCCCGAGGAGCCGGAGGAGCCCGAGCCGCCCGTGAACACCGCGCCCACCGCGGCGTTCACGAGCAGCGCCGCCGGGCTGACGGTGTCCGTCAACGGCTCCGGCTCCTCCGACGCGGAGGGCGCGATCGCGTCGTACAGCTGGACGTGGGGTGACGACTCGGCGCCCACGACCGGCACGAGCGCGACCGCGTCGCACACCTACGCCGAGGCGGGCACCTACGAGGTGCGGCTGACCGTCATGGACGCCGGTGGGCTGACCGCCACGGTCGCGCACGACGTGACGGTCACCGCGCCGGCGCCCGGCGGCCCGTTCGCGCAGGACGCGTTCGGCCGCACCGCGTCCAACGGCTGGGGCGACGCCCAGGTCGGCGGCGCGTGGACCTCGGTCGGTCCCGGCGCCCGCCTGACCGTCTCGGGCGGCAAGGGCGTCATGACGGTGCCGCGCGGCGGGACCACGGGCGCCCGGCTCAACTCCGTCTCGCAGGAGTCGACCGACGCGGTGGCGACGCTCGACCTCGACCGCCTGCCGGGCGGCACGTCGTTCGCGACGCTGCAGGGCCGGACCGTCGGTGACGCGGCGTACGGCGGGCGCGTGCGCATCGCGGCCGACGGCACCGTCCAGCTGCACGCGGTGCGGACGGTCGGTGGCACGACGACGGCGATCTCGGGCGGCGCGGTCGCCGGGCTCGTGGTCGAGCCGGGCACGCCCCTGTCGGTCCGCGTCCAGGTGACCGGGACCTCGCCGACGACGATCCGGGCCAAGGTCTGGGTCGCCGGACAGCCGGAGCCCGAGCAGTGGCGCGTCTCGACGACGGACGGCAACGCGGCGCTGCAGGAGCCCGGTGGGGTCGGGTTCGAGGTCTACCACGGTGGCGCGACCGGCGACCCGTCGCTGGTGTTCCTCTGGGACGACCTGGTGGCGCGCGCGGTCTGA
- a CDS encoding acyltransferase family protein, producing MRSAGPPSGPAKPGVVEATAPAPVQAAAEGEAVPDAPRPRRPRVEWVDTGRGIAISLVVLFHSSNWLLGAGAHVRPWVEANVVVSSLRMPLFFTLAGLFAGKWVRGAWTALWHSKIRLYLWVFLVWGAVGSLAYYVGVRMRGTGSFLSNVLQPYVLSPFVPRLELWFIWALALFFVVAKLTRRVPVAVQIGVAAVGSAIALSGWETASPGWNGSVKYYVFFLVGLHLRDVVLRRGSEARVLPMVGVVALWAAVAFGLWAADLREAPGLYFVNCVLGVAAGIAVSRALSRSHVLRDLGARTLPVYLAHTPLIIVTAALLKSWGAVDSPAVAVLGPPLLAAAAIVATLALERGAKRVGAGWLYEPPAWFDVAARRRAARASRAATRPGG from the coding sequence ATGCGCAGCGCTGGACCGCCCTCGGGGCCCGCGAAGCCGGGTGTCGTCGAGGCGACGGCACCGGCTCCCGTGCAGGCCGCTGCGGAGGGTGAGGCGGTGCCCGACGCCCCGCGGCCCCGCCGTCCGCGCGTCGAGTGGGTCGACACCGGCCGCGGCATCGCGATCTCGCTCGTCGTGCTGTTCCACTCGTCGAACTGGCTGCTCGGCGCGGGCGCGCACGTCAGGCCCTGGGTCGAGGCGAACGTCGTCGTCTCGTCGCTGCGGATGCCGCTGTTCTTCACGCTCGCCGGGCTGTTCGCGGGCAAGTGGGTGCGCGGCGCGTGGACCGCGCTGTGGCACTCCAAGATCCGGCTGTACCTGTGGGTCTTCCTCGTGTGGGGTGCGGTCGGCTCGCTCGCGTACTACGTGGGCGTGCGCATGCGGGGGACCGGCTCGTTCCTGTCGAACGTGCTGCAGCCGTACGTGCTCTCGCCGTTCGTCCCGCGGCTCGAGCTGTGGTTCATCTGGGCGCTCGCGCTGTTCTTCGTCGTCGCCAAGCTGACGCGCCGGGTGCCCGTGGCCGTCCAGATCGGCGTCGCCGCCGTCGGCTCCGCGATCGCGCTGTCCGGGTGGGAGACAGCGAGCCCCGGGTGGAACGGCTCGGTCAAGTACTACGTGTTCTTCCTCGTCGGCCTCCACCTGCGCGACGTGGTGCTGCGGCGCGGCTCCGAGGCGCGCGTGCTGCCGATGGTCGGCGTCGTCGCGCTGTGGGCGGCGGTCGCGTTCGGGCTGTGGGCCGCGGACCTGCGTGAGGCACCCGGGCTGTACTTCGTGAACTGCGTCCTGGGGGTCGCCGCCGGGATCGCGGTCAGCCGGGCGCTGTCCCGGTCGCACGTGCTCCGGGACCTGGGCGCACGGACCCTGCCGGTCTACCTCGCGCACACGCCGCTCATCATCGTGACCGCCGCGCTGCTCAAGAGCTGGGGCGCGGTCGACTCGCCCGCCGTCGCGGTGCTCGGCCCCCCGCTGCTCGCCGCCGCCGCGATCGTCGCGACGCTCGCCCTCGAACGCGGCGCGAAGCGCGTCGGCGCCGGGTGGCTGTACGAGCCGCCCGCGTGGTTCGACGTCGCCGCACGGCGGCGGGCCGCACGCGCGTCGCGTGCCGCGACCCGGCCCGGGGGGTGA
- a CDS encoding acyltransferase family protein produces the protein MVRRRRTAAGRTRVACRDPARGVSALAARDVAPARTAPMVGRLEWVDAVRGYSVVAVVLAHVVLWHLLAVDAPTADAGESVWGRVYGVLGSARMPVLLAVSGLVVARRVRLGWRPGGLTLRVARNYYLYVVWLLLYAVFYAVVRDPSLPHRVDGVGDLLRQLVVPETTLWYVFALAVYIAVLGALHRVPPWAVLSGLVALCLATHVLTSSDQMWAKVPEMFLFFAVGVYGAGPLRRLGERASWGALLLAAGLAVAATASGRLAEGVELAEAVVFVVRCLAFLVLAVLVVVLAVRWEPLRRLGLLLGRQTLPIYVLHPLWLALLLAYAGGLARDVTATTVGSLLYPPVVTTLVVVLSLTVHAGARHAHALVPAFAMPRRWEERLAAVDARAPGRPAPVDSGRGA, from the coding sequence GTGGTTCGACGTCGCCGCACGGCGGCGGGCCGCACGCGCGTCGCGTGCCGCGACCCGGCCCGGGGGGTGAGCGCGCTGGCCGCGCGAGACGTCGCCCCGGCGCGCACCGCTCCCATGGTCGGTCGGCTCGAGTGGGTCGACGCGGTCCGCGGGTACTCCGTGGTCGCCGTCGTGCTCGCGCACGTCGTGCTCTGGCACCTGCTCGCCGTGGACGCACCCACCGCGGACGCCGGGGAGTCGGTGTGGGGCCGGGTGTACGGGGTGCTCGGCAGCGCGCGCATGCCGGTGCTCCTGGCCGTCTCCGGCCTCGTCGTCGCGCGTCGGGTGCGGCTCGGGTGGCGGCCGGGCGGCCTGACGCTGCGCGTCGCGCGCAACTACTACCTGTACGTCGTGTGGCTGCTGCTGTACGCCGTGTTCTACGCGGTGGTGCGGGACCCGAGCCTGCCGCACCGGGTCGACGGCGTCGGTGACCTGCTGCGCCAGCTCGTCGTTCCGGAGACGACGCTCTGGTACGTGTTCGCGCTCGCCGTGTACATCGCGGTGCTCGGGGCGTTGCACCGCGTGCCCCCGTGGGCCGTGCTGTCGGGGCTCGTCGCGCTGTGCCTGGCGACGCACGTCCTGACGTCGTCGGACCAGATGTGGGCCAAGGTGCCGGAGATGTTCCTGTTCTTCGCCGTCGGCGTGTACGGCGCCGGCCCGCTGCGCCGGCTGGGCGAGCGGGCGTCGTGGGGCGCGCTGCTCCTCGCGGCGGGCCTCGCTGTCGCCGCCACCGCGTCGGGGCGGCTCGCCGAGGGGGTGGAGCTCGCCGAGGCCGTGGTGTTCGTCGTGCGGTGCCTGGCGTTCCTGGTGCTCGCGGTGCTCGTCGTCGTCCTCGCGGTCCGGTGGGAGCCGCTGCGTCGGCTCGGCCTCCTCCTCGGGCGCCAGACGCTGCCGATCTACGTGCTGCACCCGCTGTGGCTCGCGCTGCTGCTCGCGTACGCGGGCGGGCTCGCGCGCGACGTCACGGCGACGACCGTCGGGTCGTTGCTGTACCCGCCGGTCGTCACCACGCTCGTCGTCGTGCTGAGCCTCACGGTGCACGCGGGGGCGCGGCACGCGCACGCGCTCGTCCCGGCGTTCGCGATGCCGCGCCGGTGGGAGGAGCGGCTGGCCGCGGTCGACGCGCGCGCGCCGGGACGCCCGGCGCCCGTGGACTCCGGTCGCGGCGCCTGA